A single genomic interval of uncultured Desulfobacter sp. harbors:
- a CDS encoding iron ABC transporter permease, producing MASGMDGKPVAVKTRSYTHPYVLAGLVPLVFFLIFYFYPLAGIFLRSFVPDFPAHLHIDLSFLNQVFGSQRLHHIIRFTFWQAAVSTGLTLAFAFPCAFVMSHYEFKGKQFLTLSASIPFVLPAVVVAAALDASFGKNGWLGVLNIRHPLVLIFIAHVFYNFSVMLRIITSFWAGLRANVQEAAAMLGAGPFQTFIHITLPLLMPAVWAASFLVFIFCFSSFGIILILGGPAYSTIEAEIYRQAAHMFNLPVASFLSLIQIGFTLVLMGLYTAFSRKAVRFAPKGSHTNFKQPKKFWEKAAVTGNACFILLLCLFPLAALAGKSVVHEGQLSLIYYRAIFDNPAGSIFHVPPFTAIKFSFIFAGTALAIALVTGLCAALCLNHLDRTKAKGLAAFFDPLFMLPLSTSAVTLGFGIIITLDRPPLNLRTSTLLVPLVHALVGFPFVLRAVLPALKNIPNNIRETAAMLGASPGKIFRCIDLPLISGALTAGAVFAFTISMGEFGATMFTASPRTPTIPIAIYRFLGQPGAMNYGQAMAISTLLMAVTATGFIIIEKISLKGIHQF from the coding sequence ATGGCTTCGGGAATGGACGGAAAACCTGTTGCGGTGAAAACAAGGAGTTATACGCACCCCTATGTGCTGGCGGGGCTGGTTCCCCTTGTATTTTTCCTTATTTTCTATTTTTACCCCCTGGCCGGTATTTTTCTTAGAAGTTTTGTGCCGGACTTCCCCGCACACCTTCACATTGACCTGTCTTTTTTGAATCAGGTTTTCGGATCACAACGCCTTCATCACATCATTCGGTTCACCTTCTGGCAGGCTGCCGTCTCCACGGGCCTGACCCTGGCGTTTGCTTTTCCGTGCGCCTTTGTCATGTCCCATTACGAATTTAAAGGTAAACAGTTTTTAACCCTGTCGGCCTCTATCCCCTTTGTCCTGCCTGCCGTGGTGGTGGCTGCCGCACTTGATGCAAGTTTCGGTAAAAACGGATGGCTTGGCGTGTTAAATATACGCCATCCTTTGGTTTTAATTTTCATAGCCCATGTATTTTACAATTTTTCGGTCATGCTCAGAATTATAACCAGTTTCTGGGCAGGGTTGCGGGCAAATGTCCAGGAAGCAGCCGCCATGCTCGGCGCAGGGCCGTTTCAGACATTTATCCATATTACCCTGCCCCTTCTCATGCCCGCGGTATGGGCGGCATCCTTTCTGGTGTTCATCTTCTGTTTTTCAAGCTTTGGCATTATTTTAATCCTTGGGGGCCCTGCCTATTCCACCATAGAGGCAGAAATTTACCGCCAGGCCGCCCATATGTTCAACCTGCCGGTGGCATCTTTTCTCTCCCTGATTCAAATCGGGTTTACCCTGGTGCTCATGGGCCTTTACACTGCCTTCTCCCGAAAAGCGGTGCGCTTTGCGCCCAAAGGCAGCCATACCAATTTTAAACAGCCGAAAAAATTCTGGGAAAAAGCCGCAGTGACAGGAAATGCCTGCTTTATTCTCCTGTTATGCCTTTTCCCCTTAGCAGCGCTTGCAGGCAAGTCCGTGGTCCATGAGGGGCAATTGTCCCTGATTTATTACCGGGCCATTTTTGACAATCCTGCCGGTTCCATTTTTCATGTCCCCCCCTTTACCGCGATTAAATTTTCCTTTATTTTTGCCGGAACAGCCCTTGCGATCGCTCTTGTGACCGGTCTGTGTGCAGCCCTTTGCCTGAATCACCTGGACCGAACAAAAGCAAAAGGGCTTGCGGCCTTTTTTGACCCGTTGTTTATGCTGCCCCTGTCCACGTCGGCAGTAACCCTGGGATTCGGCATTATCATCACCCTGGACCGGCCACCGCTTAACCTGCGTACGTCGACGCTGCTTGTTCCCTTGGTCCATGCCCTGGTGGGATTTCCCTTTGTACTTCGGGCGGTGCTGCCTGCCCTGAAAAATATTCCCAATAACATCAGGGAGACGGCCGCCATGTTAGGGGCATCCCCGGGAAAAATATTCAGATGTATTGACCTGCCACTGATATCCGGTGCACTGACAGCAGGCGCCGTGTTTGCCTTTACCATCAGCATGGGGGAATTCGGCGCCACCATGTTTACGGCAAGTCCGCGTACGCCCACAATCCCTATAGCCATTTACCGATTTTTAGGCCAGCCGGGTGCCATGAATTACGGCCAGGCCATGGCCATTTCCACCCTTCTCATGGCCGTGACGGCAACCGGGTTCATTATCATTGAAAAAATCAGTTTAAAAGGAATACATCAATTTTAA
- a CDS encoding thiamine ABC transporter substrate-binding protein, whose protein sequence is MRISAAVNTVIACLLLAIPMLTGQALCRELTIMTHDSFSMSESVLKEFKKSVGADITILRSGDAGQALNKAILSKNNPMADLFFGVDNTFIGRALENDIFISYTPKGFEHIDTSLLLDDKNRLIPIDFGDVCLNYDIKWFKAKHIAPPAGLEDLIHPAYKDLTVVQNPATSSPGLAFLLATISRFGENEYISFWQKLKANGVMVVNGWQEAYWGQFTAASKGDRPIVVSYASSPAAEVFYAEQKPATAPTGIVIGNKSAFRQIEFAGILKNSANTDLAKKAMDFFLSKTFQEDIPLQMFVFPASTKANLPDVFLKHAKITDAPAALPPEDINRNRDKWLREWTENLLR, encoded by the coding sequence ATGCGAATATCTGCCGCTGTTAACACTGTCATTGCCTGTTTGCTTTTAGCCATACCCATGCTCACCGGCCAAGCCCTGTGCCGGGAGTTGACCATCATGACCCATGACAGCTTCAGCATGTCGGAATCCGTGCTTAAGGAGTTTAAAAAGTCCGTGGGTGCGGACATCACGATCTTACGGTCCGGCGACGCCGGCCAGGCATTAAACAAGGCGATTCTGTCCAAAAACAATCCCATGGCTGACCTGTTTTTCGGGGTGGACAACACCTTTATCGGACGCGCTCTGGAAAATGATATTTTCATTAGCTACACCCCCAAAGGCTTTGAACATATTGACACCTCCCTTTTACTGGACGACAAAAACCGCCTGATACCCATAGATTTCGGTGATGTATGCCTCAACTATGACATCAAATGGTTTAAAGCGAAACATATTGCCCCCCCGGCCGGTCTCGAAGATCTCATTCACCCGGCATACAAGGACCTCACCGTTGTTCAGAACCCGGCCACATCATCCCCGGGTCTTGCCTTTCTTCTGGCCACCATCAGCCGTTTCGGGGAAAATGAATACATCTCTTTCTGGCAGAAACTCAAAGCCAACGGGGTCATGGTGGTAAACGGCTGGCAGGAAGCCTACTGGGGGCAATTCACCGCCGCCTCAAAAGGAGATCGCCCCATTGTGGTCTCTTACGCCTCAAGTCCTGCGGCAGAAGTGTTTTATGCTGAACAAAAACCAGCCACAGCTCCCACCGGTATCGTCATTGGGAATAAATCCGCTTTTCGCCAGATTGAATTTGCCGGTATCCTGAAAAACAGTGCCAACACCGATCTTGCAAAAAAGGCCATGGACTTTTTTTTAAGTAAAACATTCCAGGAAGATATCCCTTTGCAGATGTTTGTGTTTCCGGCCAGCACCAAGGCAAATCTGCCGGACGTGTTCTTAAAACATGCAAAAATTACAGATGCGCCTGCGGCGTTGCCCCCAGAGGACATCAACCGGAACCGGGATAAATGGCTTCGGGAATGGACGGAAAACCTGTTGCGGTGA